Proteins from a single region of Streptomyces glaucescens:
- a CDS encoding FAD-dependent oxidoreductase: protein MDSDVRGDVVVVGGGIIGLTTAVVLAERGRRVRLWSREPVERTTSAVAGALWWPYRIRPVAAARAWALRSLQVYEELAARPGATGVRLAEGVLGETDPDEVGGWAAGRLPGLRAATPEEYAGAGLWARLPLLDMTAHLPWLRERFRAAGGVVEERAVATLAEADAPVVVNCTGLGARTLVPDPAVRPVRGQLVVVENPGIRTWTVSTGPGGEPVYFFPQPGGLVLGGTAEEDVWTAEPDPAVAEAIVRRCAALRPEIAGARVLAHRVGLRPARDAVRLERETLADGRLLVHNYGHGGAGVTVAWGCAEEAAGLAGAPSA from the coding sequence ATGGACAGTGACGTGCGGGGTGACGTGGTCGTCGTGGGGGGCGGGATCATCGGGCTGACGACGGCCGTGGTGCTCGCGGAGCGCGGCCGGCGGGTCAGGCTGTGGTCGCGCGAGCCCGTCGAGCGGACCACCTCGGCCGTCGCCGGTGCCCTGTGGTGGCCGTACCGGATACGGCCGGTCGCGGCGGCCCGGGCGTGGGCGCTGCGCTCGCTCCAGGTGTACGAGGAGCTGGCCGCGCGGCCCGGGGCGACCGGCGTACGGCTGGCCGAGGGGGTGCTGGGCGAGACGGATCCGGACGAGGTGGGCGGCTGGGCGGCGGGGCGGCTGCCCGGGCTGCGGGCGGCCACCCCGGAGGAGTACGCCGGGGCGGGACTGTGGGCGCGGCTGCCGCTGCTCGACATGACGGCCCATCTGCCCTGGCTGCGGGAGCGCTTCCGGGCGGCGGGCGGTGTGGTCGAGGAGCGCGCGGTGGCGACGCTGGCCGAGGCCGACGCGCCGGTGGTGGTCAACTGCACGGGGCTGGGCGCCCGGACGCTCGTGCCGGATCCGGCGGTGCGGCCGGTGCGCGGGCAGCTGGTCGTGGTGGAGAACCCGGGCATCCGCACCTGGACGGTCTCCACCGGGCCCGGCGGGGAGCCGGTGTACTTCTTCCCGCAGCCCGGCGGCCTGGTGCTGGGCGGCACGGCCGAGGAGGACGTGTGGACGGCGGAGCCGGATCCCGCCGTGGCGGAGGCGATCGTACGGCGCTGCGCGGCGCTGCGGCCGGAGATCGCCGGGGCGCGGGTGCTGGCGCACCGGGTGGGTCTGCGGCCCGCGCGCGACGCGGTGCGGCTGGAGCGGGAGACGCTCGCGGACGGGCGGCTGCTGGTGCACAACTACGGCCACGGGGGCGCGGGCGTCACCGTGGCCTGGGGCTGCGCGGAGGAGGCGGCCGGGCTGGCCGGCGCCCCCTCCGCGTGA
- a CDS encoding ABC-F family ATP-binding cassette domain-containing protein — MTATLVAKDLAAGHGDRSLFTGLDLVVAPGDVIGLVGANGAGKSTLLRLLAGLDTPEQGELRLSPPTAAVGHLPQEPERRPGESVRAFLARRTGVAAAQRAMDEATGGLVEGRPGADDAYAASLERWLALGGADLDERAEEVAGSLGLGVGLDQPMTSLSGGQAARAGLASLLLSRYDVFLLDEPTNDLDLDGLERLERFVGGLRAGTVVVSHDREFLTRTVTKVLELDPVQRQINLYGGGYAAYLEEREVARRHARDDYEEYADKRAALQDRAQMQRAWMDKGVKNARRKAAGDNDKIGRKFRSEASEKQAAKARQTQRMIERLEVVEEPRKEWQLRMEIASAPRSGAVVASLRDAEVRRGDFALGPVTLQIDWADRVAVTGANGAGKSTLLAALLGRVPLDAGHAVLGSGVLVGEVDQARQLFHGPETLLDAFGAAVPGTEPADVRTLLAKFGLKADHVLRPAATLSPGERTRAALALLQGRGVNLLVLDEPTNHLDLPAIEQLESALDAYTGTLLLVTHDRRMLDAVRVTRRLEVADGKVTER, encoded by the coding sequence ATGACTGCCACCCTCGTCGCCAAGGACCTCGCCGCCGGCCACGGCGACCGCTCGCTGTTCACCGGTCTCGACCTCGTCGTGGCCCCCGGCGACGTGATCGGCCTGGTCGGCGCCAACGGTGCCGGGAAGTCCACCCTGCTGCGCCTGCTCGCCGGCCTCGACACCCCCGAGCAGGGTGAACTCCGGCTCTCCCCGCCCACCGCGGCCGTCGGCCACCTGCCGCAGGAGCCGGAGCGCCGGCCGGGCGAGAGCGTGCGCGCGTTCCTGGCCCGCCGCACCGGCGTGGCGGCCGCCCAGCGGGCGATGGACGAGGCCACCGGGGGACTGGTCGAGGGACGGCCCGGCGCGGACGACGCCTACGCCGCGAGTCTGGAGCGGTGGCTCGCCCTCGGCGGCGCCGACCTCGACGAGCGCGCCGAGGAGGTCGCCGGCTCCCTCGGTCTCGGGGTCGGCCTCGACCAGCCGATGACGTCCCTGTCCGGCGGCCAGGCCGCCCGCGCGGGCCTCGCCTCCCTCCTGCTGTCCCGCTACGACGTCTTCCTCCTCGACGAGCCCACCAACGACCTCGACCTGGACGGCCTGGAACGCCTCGAACGCTTCGTCGGCGGCCTGCGCGCCGGCACCGTCGTCGTCAGCCACGACCGCGAGTTCCTCACCCGCACCGTCACCAAGGTGCTCGAACTCGACCCGGTGCAGCGGCAGATCAACCTCTACGGCGGCGGCTACGCGGCCTACCTGGAGGAACGCGAGGTGGCCCGCCGGCACGCCCGCGACGACTACGAGGAGTACGCCGACAAGCGGGCCGCCCTCCAGGACCGCGCCCAGATGCAGCGCGCCTGGATGGACAAGGGAGTGAAGAACGCCCGCCGCAAGGCGGCCGGCGACAACGACAAGATCGGCCGCAAGTTCCGCAGCGAGGCCAGCGAGAAGCAGGCCGCGAAGGCCCGCCAGACCCAGCGCATGATCGAGCGCCTGGAAGTAGTCGAGGAGCCCCGCAAGGAGTGGCAGCTGCGCATGGAGATCGCCTCCGCCCCGCGCTCCGGCGCGGTCGTGGCCTCCCTGCGGGACGCCGAGGTGCGGCGCGGCGACTTCGCCCTCGGTCCGGTCACCCTCCAGATCGACTGGGCCGACCGGGTCGCGGTCACCGGCGCCAACGGCGCGGGCAAGTCGACGCTGCTGGCCGCCCTGCTCGGCCGGGTCCCGCTCGACGCGGGGCACGCGGTGCTCGGCTCCGGCGTCCTCGTCGGCGAGGTCGACCAGGCCCGCCAACTGTTCCACGGCCCGGAGACCCTGCTGGACGCGTTCGGCGCGGCCGTCCCCGGGACCGAGCCGGCCGACGTGCGCACCCTGCTGGCCAAGTTCGGCCTGAAGGCGGACCATGTGCTGCGCCCCGCCGCGACGCTCTCCCCGGGTGAGCGCACCCGCGCCGCCCTCGCCCTCCTCCAGGGCCGCGGCGTCAACCTCCTCGTCCTCGACGAGCCGACGAACCACCTCGATCTGCCCGCCATCGAGCAGCTCGAGTCGGCCCTGGACGCCTACACCGGCACGCTGCTCCTGGTCACCCACGACCGCCGCATGCTCGACGCGGTGCGGGTGACCCGCCGCCTGGAGGTCGCGGACGGCAAGGTCACCGAACGCTAG
- a CDS encoding Tex family protein: MTTPGSLGAGSIEGRIAEELGVRERQVRAAVELLDGGSTVPFIARYRKEATEMLDDAQLRTIEERLRYLRELEERRTAILDSVREQGKLTGELEARIRGAETKARLEDIYLPYKPKRRTKAQIAREAGLEPLADALLADPAVEPAAAAAAFVDAGKGVADPQAALDGARAILTERFSEDADLIGELRERMWARGRLVAKVREGKEEAGAKFADYFDFAEPFTELPSHRVLAMLRGEKEEVLDLVLEPEEPSDGPSSYEGIVAHRFGIADRGRPGDKWLTDTVRWAWRTRILVHLGIDLRLRLRTAAEDEAVRVFAANLRDLLLAAPAGTRATLGLDPGFRTGVKVAVVDATGKVVATDVIHPHVPANKWDEAIATLARLAKEHAVELVAIGNGTASRETDKLAGELIARHPELKLTKVMVSEAGASVYSASAFASQELPGMDVSLRGAVSIARRLQDPLAELVKIDPKSIGVGQYQHDLSEVKLSRSLDAVVEDCVNGVGVDVNTASAPLLARVSGISSGLAANIVAHRDANGPFTSRAQLKKVPRLGPKAYEQCAGFLRIRGGDDPLDASSVHPEAYPVVRRMVKSTGQEVAALIGNTGVLRSLRPQDFVDETFGLPTVTDILKELEKPGRDPRPAFRTASFKEGVEKISDLEPGMVLEGVVTNVAAFGAFVDVGVHQDGLVHVSAMSKTFVKDPRDVVKPGDIVRVKVLDVDIPRKRISLTLRLDDEAVPQGGQPSGERRQQRGGRPPQQRQGGRAGGGAGRGGGRQAPAPADGAMADALRRAGLLDPGKGGRR, encoded by the coding sequence GTGACGACACCGGGGTCCCTCGGAGCAGGGTCCATCGAAGGCAGGATCGCCGAGGAGCTCGGCGTACGGGAGCGGCAGGTGAGGGCTGCCGTGGAGCTGCTGGACGGCGGTTCGACGGTGCCCTTCATCGCCCGCTACCGCAAGGAAGCGACCGAGATGCTCGACGACGCGCAGCTGCGCACGATCGAGGAGCGGCTGCGCTATCTGCGGGAGCTGGAGGAGCGGCGCACCGCGATCCTGGACTCGGTGCGCGAGCAGGGCAAGCTCACCGGGGAGCTGGAGGCCCGCATCCGGGGCGCCGAGACCAAGGCGCGCCTGGAGGACATCTACCTGCCGTACAAGCCCAAGCGGCGCACCAAGGCGCAGATCGCCCGGGAGGCCGGTCTGGAACCGCTGGCCGACGCGCTGCTCGCCGACCCGGCCGTCGAACCGGCGGCGGCCGCCGCCGCTTTCGTCGACGCCGGCAAGGGCGTCGCCGATCCGCAGGCCGCGCTGGACGGCGCGCGCGCCATCCTCACCGAGCGGTTCTCGGAGGACGCCGACCTGATCGGCGAGCTGCGCGAGCGCATGTGGGCGCGCGGACGGCTGGTGGCGAAGGTGCGGGAGGGCAAGGAGGAGGCGGGCGCCAAGTTCGCCGACTACTTCGACTTCGCCGAGCCCTTCACCGAGCTGCCCTCGCACCGCGTCCTCGCGATGCTGCGCGGTGAGAAGGAGGAGGTCCTCGACCTCGTCCTGGAGCCGGAGGAGCCGTCCGACGGCCCTTCCTCGTACGAGGGGATCGTCGCCCACCGCTTCGGCATCGCCGACCGGGGCCGCCCCGGCGACAAGTGGCTGACGGACACGGTCCGCTGGGCCTGGCGCACCCGCATCCTCGTGCACCTCGGCATCGACCTGCGGCTGCGGCTGCGCACGGCCGCCGAGGACGAGGCCGTCCGGGTGTTCGCGGCGAACCTGCGCGACCTGCTGCTCGCCGCCCCCGCGGGCACGCGCGCGACGCTGGGCCTCGACCCCGGGTTCCGTACGGGCGTGAAGGTGGCCGTGGTCGACGCGACCGGCAAGGTCGTCGCCACGGACGTGATCCACCCGCACGTCCCGGCCAACAAGTGGGACGAGGCGATCGCCACGCTGGCCCGGCTCGCCAAGGAGCACGCGGTCGAGCTGGTCGCCATCGGCAACGGCACCGCCTCCCGGGAGACCGACAAGCTCGCCGGCGAACTCATCGCCAGGCACCCCGAGCTGAAGCTCACCAAGGTGATGGTGTCCGAAGCGGGCGCGTCGGTGTACTCGGCGTCCGCGTTCGCCTCCCAGGAACTGCCCGGCATGGACGTGTCGCTGCGCGGCGCCGTGTCGATCGCGCGCCGCCTCCAGGACCCGCTCGCCGAGCTGGTGAAGATCGACCCCAAGTCGATCGGCGTCGGCCAGTACCAGCACGACCTGTCCGAGGTGAAGCTGTCGCGCTCGCTGGACGCGGTGGTCGAGGACTGTGTGAACGGCGTCGGCGTGGACGTGAACACCGCCTCCGCGCCCCTCCTCGCGCGGGTCTCCGGCATCTCGTCGGGGCTGGCGGCAAACATCGTGGCGCACCGCGACGCCAACGGCCCCTTCACCTCCCGCGCGCAGCTGAAGAAGGTGCCGCGGCTCGGCCCCAAGGCGTACGAGCAGTGCGCGGGCTTCCTGCGGATCCGCGGCGGCGACGACCCGCTGGACGCCTCCAGCGTGCACCCCGAGGCGTACCCGGTGGTGCGGCGCATGGTGAAGAGCACCGGCCAGGAAGTGGCCGCGCTGATCGGCAACACCGGGGTGCTGCGCTCGCTCAGGCCGCAGGACTTCGTGGACGAGACGTTCGGTCTGCCCACGGTCACCGACATCCTGAAGGAGCTGGAGAAGCCGGGCCGTGACCCGCGGCCCGCGTTCCGGACGGCCTCCTTCAAGGAGGGCGTGGAGAAGATCTCCGACCTGGAGCCGGGCATGGTCCTGGAGGGCGTGGTCACCAACGTGGCCGCGTTCGGCGCGTTCGTCGACGTCGGTGTCCACCAGGACGGGCTGGTCCATGTGTCCGCGATGTCGAAGACGTTCGTCAAGGACCCGCGCGACGTGGTCAAGCCGGGTGACATCGTCAGGGTGAAGGTGCTCGACGTCGACATCCCGCGCAAGCGGATCTCCCTGACGCTGCGCCTGGACGACGAGGCCGTCCCGCAGGGCGGGCAGCCGTCCGGCGAGCGCCGTCAGCAGCGCGGCGGCCGGCCGCCGCAGCAGCGGCAGGGCGGGCGCGCGGGCGGTGGGGCCGGACGCGGCGGCGGCCGCCAGGCCCCGGCTCCGGCCGACGGCGCGATGGCGGACGCCCTGCGCCGCGCGGGTCTGCTCGACCCCGGGAAGGGCGGCAGGCGCTGA
- a CDS encoding LPFR motif small protein produces MFRAIADVLRQIGGAIATVVTLPFRALARLFGGASSSGRSARRA; encoded by the coding sequence GTGTTCCGTGCCATCGCGGACGTACTGCGGCAGATCGGCGGCGCCATCGCCACGGTCGTGACGCTGCCCTTCCGGGCACTGGCCCGCCTGTTCGGCGGCGCCTCCTCCTCCGGCCGGAGCGCCCGGCGGGCGTGA
- a CDS encoding GlxA family transcriptional regulator yields MPQRTVLVVVFDEVQSLDVTGPVEVFTGAEQHTPGSYRVRTASPDGAPVRTSSGLTLVSDGALATAAVPHTLVVPGGPGTRHPDPRLADWLRRHGARAERLVSVCTGAALLAAAGLLDGRRATTHWAYCAALARDHPAVRVDPEPIYVRDGNVATSAGVTSGIDLALALVEEDLGRDAALTVARHLVVFLRRPGNQAQFSAQLAAQTARREPLRDVQQWVSEHPAADLSVAALAARARLSPRHFARAFRAETGITPGRYVDRVRLEHARRLLEDTADGIEEISRASGYGTPEAMRRAFVRALGAAPAEYRRRFRPAPVL; encoded by the coding sequence ATGCCGCAGCGAACCGTGCTCGTCGTGGTCTTCGACGAGGTGCAGAGCCTCGACGTCACCGGCCCCGTGGAGGTCTTCACCGGCGCCGAGCAGCACACCCCCGGCTCCTACCGGGTCCGTACGGCCTCCCCGGACGGGGCCCCCGTCCGCACCTCCAGCGGACTGACCCTGGTCTCCGACGGGGCCCTGGCCACTGCCGCCGTTCCGCACACCCTGGTGGTCCCCGGCGGGCCGGGCACCCGGCACCCGGACCCACGGCTGGCCGACTGGCTGCGCCGGCACGGGGCGCGCGCCGAGCGGCTGGTGTCGGTGTGCACGGGCGCGGCGCTGCTCGCCGCGGCGGGCCTGCTGGACGGGCGGCGCGCCACCACCCACTGGGCGTACTGCGCCGCCCTCGCCCGCGACCACCCGGCCGTCCGGGTGGACCCCGAGCCGATCTACGTCCGGGACGGCAACGTGGCCACCTCCGCCGGCGTCACCTCCGGCATCGACCTGGCGCTCGCGCTGGTCGAGGAGGACCTGGGCCGGGACGCCGCCCTCACCGTCGCCCGCCACCTGGTGGTCTTCCTGCGCCGGCCGGGCAACCAGGCCCAGTTCAGCGCCCAGCTCGCCGCCCAGACCGCCCGCCGCGAGCCGCTGCGCGACGTCCAGCAGTGGGTCTCCGAGCACCCGGCCGCCGACCTGAGCGTGGCGGCGCTGGCCGCCCGCGCGCGGCTGTCCCCGCGCCACTTCGCCCGCGCCTTCCGCGCGGAGACCGGCATCACCCCCGGCCGGTATGTCGACCGGGTCCGCCTGGAACACGCCCGCCGCCTCCTGGAGGACACCGCCGACGGCATCGAGGAGATCTCCCGTGCCAGCGGCTACGGCACCCCCGAGGCGATGCGCCGCGCCTTCGTCCGCGCGCTGGGAGCGGCCCCGGCGGAGTACCGCCGGCGGTTCCGCCCGGCCCCCGTCCTCTGA
- a CDS encoding DJ-1/PfpI family protein: protein MQIAVVLYDRFTALDAVGPYETLGRLPGAETVFVAERTGPVRTDTGTLALTADRTLAEVPGPDIVVVPGGPGQTQQMENRALLDWLRAADATSTWTTSVCTGSLLLAAAGLLTGRRATSHWLALDLLAGLGAEPTGERVVFDGKYVTAAGVSSGIDMGLALLGRIAGDEHAQAVQLLTEYDPQPPYDAGSPDKAPAHLVEEFRGKSRFILT, encoded by the coding sequence ATGCAGATCGCCGTCGTCCTCTACGACCGCTTCACCGCCCTGGACGCCGTCGGGCCGTACGAGACCCTCGGCCGCCTGCCCGGCGCCGAGACGGTGTTCGTCGCCGAGCGGACCGGCCCCGTCCGCACCGACACCGGCACCCTCGCCCTCACCGCCGACAGGACCCTCGCCGAAGTGCCGGGCCCGGACATCGTGGTCGTCCCCGGCGGTCCCGGGCAGACCCAGCAGATGGAGAACCGGGCCCTGCTGGACTGGCTCCGGGCCGCCGACGCGACCAGCACCTGGACGACCTCGGTGTGCACCGGCTCGCTGCTGCTGGCCGCCGCCGGGCTGCTGACCGGACGCCGGGCCACCTCGCACTGGCTGGCCCTGGACCTCCTCGCGGGCCTCGGCGCCGAGCCCACCGGAGAGCGGGTCGTCTTCGACGGCAAGTACGTCACCGCCGCCGGGGTCTCCTCCGGCATCGACATGGGCCTCGCCCTGCTGGGCCGGATCGCGGGCGACGAGCACGCCCAAGCCGTGCAGCTGCTCACCGAGTACGACCCGCAGCCGCCCTACGACGCGGGTTCGCCGGACAAGGCCCCGGCGCACCTCGTCGAGGAGTTCCGCGGCAAGAGCCGGTTCATCCTGACGTAG
- a CDS encoding enoyl-CoA hydratase/isomerase family protein — MEPQLLHHVADSVATVVIHHPAKRNAMTAAMWEALPPLLAALAADPEVRALVLTGADGTFCAGADISTLQGSPERAQALAVAAEEALAAFPKPTLAAVRGHCVGGGSQLAAACDLRFAERGALFGVTPAKLGIVYPASSTRRLVSLVGPAAAKYLLFSGELIDAERALRTGLVDEVLPEGGLAGRVAAFTRVLAARSQLTQAAAKEFANGRTDRDGHWAARARESSDTAEGVTAFLERRAPRFTWTTSG, encoded by the coding sequence ATGGAGCCCCAGCTGCTGCACCACGTCGCCGACTCGGTCGCCACCGTCGTCATCCACCATCCGGCCAAGCGCAACGCGATGACCGCCGCGATGTGGGAGGCGCTGCCGCCGCTGCTGGCGGCCCTGGCCGCCGATCCGGAGGTCCGCGCGCTGGTGCTCACCGGAGCGGACGGCACCTTCTGCGCGGGCGCCGACATCTCCACCCTCCAGGGGTCCCCGGAGCGGGCGCAGGCGCTGGCGGTGGCCGCCGAGGAGGCGCTGGCCGCGTTCCCGAAGCCGACGCTCGCGGCGGTCCGGGGGCACTGCGTGGGCGGCGGGTCGCAGCTCGCCGCCGCCTGTGACCTGCGGTTCGCGGAGCGGGGAGCGCTGTTCGGGGTGACCCCGGCGAAGCTCGGCATCGTCTATCCGGCGTCCTCCACCCGGCGGCTGGTGTCGCTGGTCGGTCCGGCCGCCGCGAAGTACCTGCTGTTCTCCGGCGAGCTGATCGACGCGGAGCGGGCGCTGCGGACGGGACTGGTGGACGAGGTGCTGCCGGAGGGCGGACTCGCCGGGCGGGTCGCCGCGTTCACCCGCGTCCTGGCCGCGCGCTCGCAGCTGACGCAGGCGGCGGCGAAGGAGTTCGCCAACGGCCGGACCGACCGGGACGGCCACTGGGCGGCGCGGGCGCGGGAGAGCTCCGACACCGCGGAGGGCGTCACGGCGTTCCTGGAGCGCCGCGCGCCCCGCTTCACCTGGACTACGTCAGGATGA
- a CDS encoding ATP-binding protein codes for MAGGPEAPLEEKTPDPLPYEGVWRFTAPAVDASVPQARHAVRDLLRRQGVPVCDDVAHGLLLIVSELVTNAVRHAALLSPTIAVEIAVGAEWVRLSVEDNHPYRPTALEADHAQTGGRGLLLVREITREAGGACDVEHTTTGGKVIWAALPLAPARH; via the coding sequence ATGGCAGGCGGCCCAGAGGCACCCCTGGAGGAGAAGACGCCCGATCCGCTGCCGTACGAGGGGGTCTGGAGGTTCACCGCCCCCGCCGTCGACGCCTCGGTCCCGCAGGCCCGGCACGCCGTCCGGGACCTGCTGCGGCGACAGGGCGTACCGGTCTGCGACGACGTGGCGCACGGCCTGCTGCTAATCGTGTCCGAGCTGGTCACGAACGCCGTCCGGCACGCGGCGCTGCTGTCGCCGACGATCGCCGTGGAGATCGCCGTGGGCGCCGAGTGGGTGCGGCTCTCGGTCGAGGACAACCACCCCTACCGCCCCACCGCCCTGGAGGCCGACCACGCCCAGACCGGCGGGCGCGGACTGCTGCTGGTACGGGAGATCACCCGCGAGGCGGGCGGAGCGTGCGACGTCGAGCACACGACGACGGGCGGCAAGGTGATCTGGGCCGCCCTGCCGCTCGCCCCCGCACGGCACTAG
- the idi gene encoding isopentenyl-diphosphate Delta-isomerase — translation MPISPATATHSSSSGTTDAILLELVDEDGVTIGTGEKLAAHQPPGQLHRAFSVFLFDERGRLLLQQRALGKYHSPGVWSNTCCGHPYPGEAPFAAAARRTHEELGVSPSLLAEAGTVRYNHPDPASGLVEQEYNHLFVGLVQSPLAPDGEEVGATAFVTSAELSERHARDPFSAWFMTVLDAARPAIRELTGPSAGW, via the coding sequence ATGCCGATTTCACCTGCCACCGCGACGCACAGCTCGTCGAGCGGCACCACGGACGCGATCTTGCTGGAACTGGTCGACGAGGACGGCGTCACGATCGGCACCGGGGAGAAGCTGGCGGCCCATCAGCCGCCCGGGCAGCTGCACCGGGCGTTCTCGGTCTTCCTCTTCGACGAGCGTGGCCGGCTGCTGCTCCAGCAGCGGGCGCTGGGCAAGTACCACTCCCCCGGGGTGTGGTCGAACACCTGCTGCGGCCATCCTTATCCCGGTGAGGCCCCCTTCGCGGCGGCGGCCCGCCGCACCCACGAGGAGCTGGGCGTCTCGCCGTCGCTGCTCGCGGAGGCCGGCACGGTCCGCTACAACCACCCGGACCCGGCTTCGGGCCTGGTGGAGCAGGAGTACAACCACCTCTTCGTGGGTCTGGTGCAGTCGCCGCTCGCCCCGGACGGGGAGGAGGTCGGCGCCACCGCGTTCGTGACCTCGGCCGAGCTGTCGGAGCGGCATGCCAGGGACCCGTTCTCGGCGTGGTTCATGACCGTCCTGGACGCGGCCCGCCCGGCGATCAGGGAGCTGACCGGCCCGTCCGCGGGCTGGTAG
- a CDS encoding cation diffusion facilitator family transporter, whose product MGAGHDHGHAHGAPVTGTAAAAYRGRLRIALTITLTVMVVEIVGGLLADSLALIADAAHMATDALGLGMALLAIHFANLPPTEKRTFGYARAEILAALANCLLLLGVGGYVLYEAIQRFLTPAGTEGGLTILFGGIGLVANMISLTLLMRGQQESLNVRGAFLEVAADALGSVAVLISAAVILTTGWQAADPIASLVIGLMIVPRTVKLLRETLDVLLESAPKGVDMAEVRAHILALDGVEDVHDLHAWTITSGMPVLSAHVVVRSDVLNAIGNEKMLHELQSCLGDHFDVEHCTFQLEPSGHAEHEARLCH is encoded by the coding sequence ATGGGGGCTGGTCACGACCACGGGCACGCGCACGGCGCGCCGGTCACGGGCACGGCCGCCGCGGCGTACCGCGGCCGGCTGCGGATCGCGCTGACGATCACGCTCACCGTGATGGTGGTGGAGATCGTCGGCGGCCTGCTCGCCGACTCGCTGGCGCTGATCGCCGACGCGGCGCACATGGCCACGGACGCGCTCGGACTGGGCATGGCCCTGCTCGCCATCCACTTCGCCAACCTGCCCCCGACCGAGAAGCGCACCTTCGGCTACGCGCGCGCCGAGATCCTCGCGGCGCTCGCCAACTGCCTGCTGCTGCTCGGCGTCGGCGGGTACGTGCTCTACGAGGCGATCCAGCGGTTCCTCACCCCGGCCGGCACCGAGGGCGGGCTGACCATCCTCTTCGGCGGGATCGGCCTGGTCGCGAACATGATCTCGCTCACCCTGCTGATGCGCGGGCAGCAGGAGAGCCTGAACGTGCGCGGCGCCTTCCTGGAGGTGGCTGCGGACGCGCTGGGGTCGGTGGCGGTGCTGATCTCGGCGGCGGTGATCCTGACCACCGGCTGGCAGGCCGCGGACCCGATCGCCTCGCTGGTGATCGGTCTGATGATCGTGCCGCGCACCGTGAAGCTGCTGCGCGAGACGCTGGACGTGCTGCTGGAGTCGGCGCCCAAGGGCGTCGACATGGCCGAGGTGCGGGCGCACATACTGGCGCTGGACGGGGTGGAGGACGTGCACGACCTGCACGCCTGGACGATCACGTCGGGCATGCCGGTGCTGTCCGCGCACGTCGTCGTCCGCTCCGACGTCCTGAACGCGATCGGCAACGAGAAGATGCTGCACGAGCTGCAGAGCTGTCTCGGCGACCACTTCGACGTGGAGCACTGCACCTTCCAGCTGGAGCCGAGCGGCCACGCCGAGCACGAGGCACGGCTGTGTCACTAG
- the galE gene encoding UDP-glucose 4-epimerase GalE, whose amino-acid sequence MTWLITGGAGYIGAHVARAMAESGERVVALDDLSAGVPARLPADVPLVRGSSLDGELLKRVLAEHEVSGVVHLAARKQVGESVDRPTRYYQENVGGLATLLDAVAEAGIRRFLFSSSAAVYGNPEADLITEDTPCAPVNPYGETKLAGEWLVRAAGRAHGIATVCLRYFNVAGAAAPELADTGVFNVVPMVFDRLTRGEAPRIFGDDYPTPDGTCVRDYIHVADLAEAHLAATRRLSAGDAAGDLTVNIGRGEGVSVRELVTLIGEVTGDRRPAVVEPRRPGDAPRAVASAERAAAELGWTARRGVREMVESAWRGWRLHQGR is encoded by the coding sequence ATGACGTGGCTGATCACCGGCGGTGCCGGGTACATCGGGGCCCATGTGGCGCGGGCCATGGCCGAGTCCGGGGAGCGGGTCGTGGCGCTGGACGACCTCTCCGCGGGCGTGCCCGCGCGGCTGCCGGCGGACGTGCCGCTCGTGCGGGGCTCCTCGCTGGACGGGGAGCTGCTGAAGCGGGTCCTCGCCGAGCACGAGGTGTCCGGTGTGGTGCACCTCGCCGCCCGCAAGCAGGTCGGCGAGTCGGTGGACCGGCCGACGCGGTACTACCAGGAGAACGTCGGTGGGCTGGCGACGCTGCTGGACGCGGTCGCCGAGGCCGGGATCCGGCGGTTCCTCTTCTCCTCGTCGGCCGCCGTCTACGGCAACCCGGAGGCGGACCTCATCACGGAGGACACCCCGTGCGCCCCGGTGAACCCCTACGGCGAGACCAAGCTCGCCGGTGAGTGGCTGGTGCGCGCCGCGGGCCGGGCGCACGGCATCGCCACCGTCTGCCTGCGGTACTTCAACGTGGCCGGCGCCGCCGCCCCGGAGCTGGCCGACACCGGCGTCTTCAACGTCGTACCGATGGTCTTCGACCGGCTGACCCGGGGTGAGGCGCCGCGGATCTTCGGCGACGACTACCCGACGCCGGACGGCACCTGCGTGCGCGACTACATCCATGTCGCCGACCTCGCCGAGGCGCACCTCGCGGCGACCCGGCGGCTGTCCGCCGGGGACGCGGCGGGCGATCTGACCGTGAACATCGGCCGGGGCGAGGGTGTCTCCGTGCGCGAGCTGGTCACCCTGATCGGCGAGGTGACCGGTGACCGCCGTCCGGCGGTGGTGGAGCCGCGCCGCCCCGGCGACGCCCCGCGGGCCGTCGCCTCGGCCGAGCGGGCCGCCGCCGAACTGGGCTGGACCGCCCGCCGCGGAGTACGCGAGATGGTCGAGTCGGCGTGGCGGGGCTGGCGGCTGCACCAGGGGCGCTGA